One Azospirillum sp. TSA2s genomic region harbors:
- a CDS encoding ABC transporter ATP-binding protein, whose translation MAAPLVELRGIAKTYGRGETAVHALKDTDLRVYPGQVVGLLGPSGSGKTTLLNLIGCIVEPTRGRLDLDGETVYDGRWLRSDLRRLRLEKIGFIFQFHNLLPFLTAEENVAVALDLAGVPGAEARRRARALLDYLEVGHRSATLPSRLSGGEAQRVAIARALANRPRIILADEPTAALDSGRAAMVMDLLRRLAIEQQAAILVVTHDETIFGRFDVTVTLRDGQVVSKG comes from the coding sequence ATGGCCGCGCCGCTCGTCGAGCTTCGGGGAATCGCCAAGACCTATGGCCGCGGCGAGACCGCCGTGCATGCGCTGAAGGACACCGACCTGCGGGTCTATCCGGGGCAGGTGGTCGGGCTGCTCGGCCCCAGCGGATCGGGCAAGACGACGCTGCTGAACCTGATCGGTTGCATCGTGGAGCCGACGCGGGGCCGCCTGGACCTCGACGGCGAGACGGTCTACGACGGCCGCTGGCTGCGATCCGACCTGCGCCGGCTGCGGCTGGAGAAGATCGGCTTCATCTTCCAGTTCCACAACCTGCTGCCGTTCCTCACCGCCGAGGAGAACGTCGCGGTCGCGCTCGACCTTGCCGGCGTTCCCGGCGCCGAGGCGCGGCGCCGTGCGCGGGCCTTGCTGGACTATCTGGAGGTGGGACACCGCAGCGCGACGCTGCCGTCGCGGCTGTCGGGCGGCGAGGCGCAGCGCGTCGCCATCGCCCGCGCGCTCGCCAATCGTCCGCGCATCATCCTGGCCGACGAGCCGACGGCGGCCCTGGACTCCGGGCGCGCCGCCATGGTGATGGACCTGCTGCGCCGGCTCGCCATCGAGCAGCAGGCGGCGATCCTGGTCGTCACGCACGACGAGACGATCTTCGGCCGTTTCGACGTCACGGTGACCTTGCGCGACGGACAGGTCGTCTCCAAAGGGTGA
- a CDS encoding sigma-70 family RNA polymerase sigma factor, with protein MSKFGVDLEVHIASLRRYARALLRNGADAEDLVQEALTRAVARADSFQAGTNLRAWLFTILHNVHVNQVRSKAARPQEVDVADVESKLVSPARQEERVELREMMRAVDELPEEQRKVLLLVALEGLKYDEVADMLGVPIGTVMSRLSRAREAVRAKLANEGGVTLRRVK; from the coding sequence TTGAGCAAATTCGGGGTCGATCTGGAAGTCCACATCGCGTCCTTGCGGCGCTACGCGCGTGCGTTGCTGCGCAACGGTGCGGATGCGGAGGATCTGGTGCAGGAGGCGCTGACGCGCGCGGTGGCGCGCGCCGACAGCTTCCAGGCGGGGACGAACCTGCGGGCATGGCTTTTCACCATCCTGCACAACGTCCACGTCAATCAGGTCCGTTCCAAGGCCGCCCGGCCGCAGGAGGTCGACGTCGCCGACGTCGAATCGAAGCTGGTCAGCCCGGCCCGGCAGGAAGAGCGTGTCGAACTGCGCGAAATGATGCGCGCGGTCGACGAGTTGCCGGAGGAACAGCGCAAGGTGCTGCTTCTGGTGGCGCTGGAGGGCCTGAAATATGACGAGGTCGCCGACATGCTCGGCGTACCGATCGGGACCGTCATGTCGCGCCTGTCGAGGGCGCGCGAGGCGGTGCGGGCGAAACTGGCGAACGAGGGTGGCGTCACCCTCCGGCGGGTGAAGTGA
- a CDS encoding ABC transporter permease → MNLALRDVRHNLGRFLLTCLGLSLLLGVVLSMIGIYRGLVDEALTLVRAPGADMWIVESGTRGPFAEASRIPGDTRNAVARLAGVAAAGSLTFQSVETAHRGRTLRLYVVGYEPGRPGEPNRLAAGRPITRSHYEMLADRRAGLEIGERVRLGRNSYEVVGLTEGIVASGGDPVVHLTLKDSQRLQFELDPPAARRELARGARPAGLDTVNAVVARLLPGVPAAGVAAEAARWKHLGALTQEDQEGLLLRSVVEKARRQIGLFTAILLAVSAVVIALILYTLTMDKVKAIATLKLIGAPDRTIVALIVQQALAMGLIGWGAGTLLILLAKDHFPRRLLLLPEDALMLGAAVLVLCVAASGLGVRLALKVDPATALGG, encoded by the coding sequence ATGAACCTCGCCCTGCGCGATGTCCGCCACAACCTCGGCCGCTTTCTGCTGACCTGTCTGGGGCTGAGCCTGTTGCTGGGCGTCGTGCTGTCGATGATCGGCATCTACCGTGGGCTGGTGGACGAGGCGCTGACCCTGGTGCGCGCGCCCGGCGCCGACATGTGGATCGTCGAATCCGGCACCCGCGGCCCGTTTGCCGAGGCCTCGCGCATTCCAGGCGACACGCGCAACGCGGTGGCGCGGTTGGCCGGGGTGGCGGCGGCGGGATCGCTCACCTTCCAGTCGGTGGAAACCGCACACCGGGGGCGGACGTTGCGCCTGTACGTGGTCGGCTACGAGCCGGGCCGGCCGGGCGAACCGAATCGCCTCGCCGCCGGGCGGCCGATCACCCGCAGCCACTATGAAATGCTCGCCGACCGCCGCGCCGGGCTGGAGATCGGCGAGCGGGTGCGGCTGGGGCGGAACTCCTACGAGGTGGTGGGACTGACCGAGGGCATCGTCGCGTCGGGCGGCGATCCGGTGGTCCATCTGACGCTGAAGGACAGCCAGCGCCTGCAGTTCGAACTGGACCCGCCCGCCGCCCGGCGCGAATTGGCGCGCGGCGCCCGCCCGGCCGGTCTCGACACCGTGAACGCGGTGGTGGCGCGGCTGCTGCCCGGCGTGCCGGCGGCCGGCGTCGCGGCCGAGGCGGCACGCTGGAAACATCTCGGGGCGCTGACGCAGGAGGACCAGGAAGGGCTGCTGCTGAGATCGGTGGTCGAAAAGGCGCGGCGGCAGATCGGTCTGTTCACGGCAATCCTGCTGGCGGTTTCGGCCGTGGTGATCGCGCTGATCCTCTACACGCTGACCATGGACAAGGTGAAGGCCATCGCCACGCTCAAGCTCATCGGCGCGCCCGACCGCACCATCGTCGCCCTGATCGTGCAGCAGGCGCTCGCCATGGGGCTCATCGGCTGGGGCGCCGGCACGCTGCTCATTCTGCTCGCCAAGGATCACTTTCCGCGCCGCCTGCTGCTGCTGCCGGAGGATGCGCTGATGCTGGGCGCGGCGGTGCTGGTCCTGTGCGTGGCGGCGAGCGGGCTTGGGGTGCGCCTGGCGCTCAAGGTCGATCCGGCCACGGCGCTGGGAGGGTAG